The Elgaria multicarinata webbii isolate HBS135686 ecotype San Diego chromosome 13, rElgMul1.1.pri, whole genome shotgun sequence region CAAGTAATTTTCTGTGGAGAAAAACAAGAAGCAATTGAAAAAAGGATAAGGCCTCTTTGAACAATCTCCTCTGAAAGATGCAAAAATGATTACCACTCTCTTCATGGAGGTGGGGGACACTCCTATTTTATCTTAAGGAGCCTCTTCAatctgttctctgttgctcctgaCAGTATTTGCGATAGGCTAGGATGAACGAATGGCCTTTCTGGGCTCATAAAACAAACCCTGTTGTTTGAGTTTACCCAAAATGTGTCCTATAGCTGAGAATCCCTCCGGGCAAAGAAACGGGTCAAAAGGACAGAAACTTGTTGGACTAGGAAGGAACACCTAAAGGAAGGAGTTGCTCAAAAGCAATGGTGGAAATTGCCataagctacacacacacacacacacacacacacacacacacacacacacaccttttataaGGCCCGTTGCACCCTTGAACCCCTCCCAGTAGCTAAGGGGGATCTCCAGGAGTGGAAGCAGTTGAGGAGGACTcgtgaccccccccccatggatCTGCTCTCTGTTTCAGTCCTGCTGCTCCTCTGTGTCTGTTGCATCCTCCTCGCCTTGACATGGGGGCGCAAAGAGGGCAGAGGCCTCCGCCTGCCCCCGGggcccaccccactgcccatcCTGGGGAATTTTTTCCAACTGGACCGAAAgaatgtcctcaagtccctggtGAAGGTGAGTCCCAATTCGCCCCTCTGTCTTCTTCGGTGTCCAGAGAGACTGCAGAAGGTCTCCTCTGCGATGAGAGTGTGAAGAAGGCTGAGCTGGCAAGATTTGGCGAGAGGGTGCTCAGCGCAGTGGTGGGGAAGCAGGGACTAGTGGGGGCAAAGTGATCTGGGACGAGGCAAGAAGCCGTCCCTGTAAGCGCAGAAGAAGGGCAGCAGAGGCCTGCCGGATCACCCCAAAGGGTCCCCATCGCatgcagcctcccccctccccaccaccacagtggCCGACCGGACGCCCCCAGGAGTGCCGTCAGCATCACACGAAAGcagctgctgccctccagcaccacatGGACCTCCCACTGGGCCTCATCAGTTGTCCCTGCATTTGCCCTGCTCAcataaagggggagggagggaagggggccatGTGTGCAGCAGAGTGGGCATGTAGGTAAAGGGGGCTGCGCCCCCTGCTCTCCCTGGCCTTACCTCCTTGGGTGCCGTTCTTACCTCCTTCGGGCACTTTCCTCCCAGCTTGGCTCACCTCCACCTGCATTCTTCCCGCAGCTGTAAAAGGCAAGGCCCTGGATGCCCAGGCGAAGGAAACACACGGGCCAGAGATCTTCCCTTTTGAGCTTCCTCCCAGTCCTCGGTCACTGGGTAATAAAAATCTCCCACCTGCATGGACTTAATGTAGCCAACCCGGTGCAATGGATGCAGGAgcctccaaccccaccccagataggaggcagaattttgtacacatttGCGGGGGGGTGGAATGGAAAGTCAAACCGGATTATTCAAGTCCAACCAGAATGCTTATATTTCCAAATTTTCAGTCTATGATTTTGATTTTTGGAAAGAAATCTTTGTAGCTGCTAATAACCCAATCAATGTTGACTTGCTTTTCTAGACTTTTATGTTTGCCTCCCAAAACACACACTGACCTAATTACAACAGCATTCATGCCTGGGAacaatttttgaaaatatttgctctctctctctctctctctctctctctgtgtgtgtgtgtgtgtgtgtgtgtgtgtgtgtgtgtgtgtgtgagagagagagagagagagagagagagcgtaaGCAATTTCAGCTGGGGAACTGTTCACGATTTCTGCTCCAGTCCTCACCTCCCAAGGGCCGCTGCAGGACATGCTTCCTCTGGGGCACCTGCAAGGGGACTCGTGGCTTTCTCTTCGCAGATGAGTGAGGTGTACGGCCCGGTGTTCACCCTGTACCTGGGGCTGCGGCGGGTCGTGGTCTTGTGCAGCTACAAAGTGGTGAAGGAGGCCCTGGTGGACCAGGCAGAAGAATTCAGTGGCCGCGGGCAGATCCCGTCCTTCTCCAAGGATTTCAATCAACATGGTGAGGGACCCCTccctgggggggaaaggaagggttgAGCATCGCTCAGCTCTCTTGCCGTGGGGGCGGGGAGATGTCCTGCCCCAAGGCTCTGCCTTCGGAATGCAACTCCCTCCACTCCAGCTTAGGTTGGAGAGAATTGAAAGTGGTTGGCACAATGGGGCATTTTTATGACTACATCTAGCCGTACAGGAGGCCACACTTCATGGGTGACAGCTGGGAGGAAAAGGACACGCTTCCTCTTCTGGCACACTGTCTCCCACCCCCCATCACCCCTGCACCTGCCATTGATTTACAAAATAGAAGAAACATGGAGCAAGTTAACGTGAAGTTTGGCCCTAAGACTCAGCCAGCAATTTGCAGCCCTTGAGGTACATTCTGAATTGTAGCTGTACTAGTTTCCCAGTATATCTTTAGCCAAAAGAATAATCAGTCTACCTTGAGAACATCAGAGGCGCCCCTGAGGCTGGATGAGatcaaagtccatctagtccagcgttatGTTCAGACAGTGCCCAAGCAGCTGCCCACGGGGAACACGCATGAGTGCCCCCTTTCACTCATGTTCTCCGCTGGAACTGGCGTACGTATAGGCAGACTGCCTGGGATATTggcgccatcaggactagtagtagcAGAGGGGCCTCATCATCTGTGTGGCTGCTGGGCCGCAGAGGCCCAAGCCAAGGCCAGCTGGCACAGCAGTTTCTCAAGACCTTACATGGCAAATGCAGCACAGAAGACGATGAATAGGAGCACAGAATAGCAAGGGCGTTGGACAAAGGCTCCCCCGCGCCCCCTCTCTCACCAGCgagcctttaaataaataaataaataaataaataaataaataaatatttgtatctcTCTATCTCCAATATTTGTATCTCTCTATCTCcaatggaagacgggtgaggtgccagacgactggaggagggctaacgttgtccctatcttcaaaaagggcaaaaaggaggaacctgggaactacaggccagtcagtctgacatccatccctgggaaaattcaagagcagattataaagaagtcaatctgtaaacaccttgaaatcaatgcggtgatcactagaagccaacatggatttgtcaagaacaagtcctgtcagactaatttgatctcattttttgattggataacctcccttgtggacagtgggaacgctgtggacgtcatatatcttgacttcagcaaagcttttgacaaagtaccacatgacattctgattaacaaactagctaaaagtgggctagatggaacaactattaggtggattcacagttggctacagaatcggactcaaagagtacttatcaatggaaccttctcaaactggggagaggcaatgagtggggcatcacagggctcagtcctgggcccagtcctgggcccagtgctcttcaacattttttattaatgatttggatgaagaggtgcagggaacgctaatcaaatttgcagatgacacaaaattgggtgggatagctaataccctggaagacagaaataaacttcaaagtgatcttgataggctggagtgctgggctgaaaacaacagaatgaaatttagtagggataaatgccaagttctacatttaggaaatagaaaccaaatgcacagttacaagatgggggatacttggctcagcaatactacaaacgagaaggatcttggaattgttgcagatcgcaagctgaatatgagccaacagtgcgctatggctgcaaaaaaggcaaatgctgttttgggctgcattaatagaagtatagcttccaaatcccgtgaggtactggttccttccaactctgctattctatgattctatgataaggctaTTTTAAATGCAACTGTCTTGGTCCagcaaacctttttaaaaagaaaactctcctcctttctcccataagccttttaaaaatgtttgcaaCTCTCAGCACcaagccatttaaaaaataaataaataccgctctctcccacccccaagcatagcttgttaaccatgctggtgacctcttcaacttggtgctacctttcctaacttgTAGTAGAGATTCTAGCTGGGCTTCTGTGGTTGTGGTTTTGTGGGATTGAAGAGAGCTTTTATACGGGCAGGAAATTGCGTTTCCCTTACCgtcgctctgcttcctgcttctcttccgcaatagggacgagcagaatcacatggggaagaaaggagaagaaaacagTGACTGCTTGgcccattcattttagtgggacagcaccctctggtgggcattttatagcacaacttctccagcacatggcaggaaatagtgacaaatATTGTTATAGTTCAGAAGAGCCGAGTTTTCAGAGTCTCATTttgtaatgaaaaaaaaaaaccagcaggagaagcaggagatgtgcaggagagtCACTgagttgtcaaaatgacccacaaacgtCTGTGAATTTTGGGGTCACGAGGCATGCTATAATACACTTGTCTAAAGAAGCTCTAAGCTCCCCATTCAACCCAGGCACTCCCACTCTCCCATCTTGGCTCGAAGGCGTCTAACATATACCCAGATGTGCATCTTCTGCTATGGCACTTTGGCCTCCTTGACTGACTGTATTATTTCACCCTATCCTCCCTCCAAGCCTTTTCGCTCCTTGTCCCCATTTGGCCAATcagaaacattttcatcttcattcTATAGCGATGATTTAACCTGAACTGGATGCTTCCCAGTTCCTGTCTGCTTTGCACCAGGtttcagtttaaaagctgctctgacACCTTTTTAATGTGAAGACCAGCAGTCTGGTTCCCTTCCAGCAAAATGGAGCCTGTCCCTCTTCTACAGGCCTGGCTTATCTCAAAAGCTTCCCCTGCGCctaaaaaaaccacacctttGTCTCATCCACCCATCTTCACCTGGCATTCTGGCCCATTCTGGCATGTGGAACAGGTAGCACTTCAGAGAAAGtcaccttggtggtcctggatttcagcCTCCTCCCTAACAACCTCAATTTGGCTTCCAGAACCTCGCAACTGCATTTCCCTACATCACTGGCACTAACATGGACCAGGACCGCTGACTCCACCACAGCACTATCTGGACGGCATGTGATATCCGCTACCTTTGCGCTGGGTGGGCAATTTCACGTGCGTTTTTACATCACAATCCCAGCTGTCTGTAGGCCGAATGGCCAAATCTCCCACTACTACGAcaagccccctcccctggcccaagGCCCACTCTTGGCATGAGAGGATGTGTGTTTGCCTCCTGAGGAACGGATCCAAACGACACCCTCCTTTAGAAGTCTCCCCCTCTTTTTCACGAGAGCTTCAACCCTTCGGCCCGTTGTGTCTCTGCCAGGGATCACATTTACTAATGGGGAGCGGTGGAAGCTGATGCGAAAGTTCTCTCTCATCATCTTGCGGAACTTCGGAATGCGGAAACGATCCATTGAGGAGCGAATCCAGCAGGAAGCCCAGTGCCTGGTGCAGGAGTTTCGTAAAACTCACGGTAGGCCTTGTTCCAATAGTTTCTGCTCCCTAGCAGAGATCGGAAACTGACCTCAAGGTGGCCACGTTGTAAGTCCTTCCCCCGGGGAACTGGCGTGTCTGGCATGGGGGAACTGTAAGAGAATATCCTTCCGCACTTTGTCCAAGCCATCGTTCCCAGACTTCTTTGGGGCAGGCGGTGACTTTTAGACAGGTGCAAAACCAATGCAGGTTCGCCGTggcttctctccttccctccctccctctccaccagGGGCCCCCTTCAATCCTGCCGTCATCCTCAGCCACGCCGTCTCCAATGTCATCTCCTCCATCGTGTTTGGGGAACATTTTCAGCACGGTGATCAAAAATTCCTCACGTTGAACAACCTGATAGCAGAACGCTTCCGTTTTGCCAGCTCCCCCCAGTCTATGGTAAGGGCAGCAGGAAAATGTCCCAAATTCCTCTTCgtttcttgtatttatttttattaaaatgtttattagTCACCATTCTAGAAGGGACTCTCTTTAACTGTGCCACAATTGCCAAATGATCAATAGACCCGGCTATGCCCTGCTTAGAGCTTAGTACAGAGATTTCCAGAGGGATCTTTCAGCTGGGGAGATTAaagaccaccccaccccaccccaccctacctcccATAACCTAGGATTAGGCCACCATTCACTCTAATCCCATCTGGCacaaagcctcccctccccccctatgTACCGTGCTTTCTAGAAGAGCTTGGGGTggttgcagggagggaaaaggcaTGTCCACCTCACACCGTGTCTGATGGCTCTCATCCCTACGCATCAAAAGGCAGGAGGAGGGCCGTTCAACCCAGAGCCGCCAGCAGACCACCCTACGCTAAGTCACTCTTGCGACCCACTCCTGACCTGGTGGCATCTCGCCTCCCAGCTCAATCTGAGGAACTTGAGCATTCTTGGTTGTGCAGTTTATGGGGCGTAATCAGCCCCATAACCAGTTTTGAGTTGATCAAGCAGCCCTGGGATATTTCTTTATTTGACTATTACATGTATAACCCACCTcctaggctgagaggcagtgaccaGCCCAACGTCTCCCAATGAGCCTCATgactgagtgtggactagaacccgggtctccctgGTCCCAGTCCAACTCTGACCACTGGAGTGCACTGGCTCTCAATATATATGAAGTACTGAAGAAATACAAGAAACTATGAATGGAGCGCATCAGAGCTTCTGGGCAAGCAGAGCTCAGCTCCTGCTCTCTTGGGAATTTGAGTTTACAGGATGTACATGGTAAAGAAGGCTAAACATACTCACACAAATCTATTCTGTCCCTGCAAAACCTCAGCTGTACAATATCATCCCGGAGATCATGGAGAAGATCCCTGGAACGCACCACACAGGCAGCAAATGCTCCCAGGCGATTATCAGCTTCATCAGGGAGAGGATCAAGATTCAGCAGGCCTCGCTGGATCCCAGCGCCCCGCAGAATTACATTGACTGTTTCTTAGTGAAGATGGAGGAGGTAATGAGTGGACCTTGTGCCCACACCAGCCACTAGGAAAATGTGACGCCAACCTGTGAAACCTCCATCTTGTCTCTTGGCAGGAGAAACACGACCCGGGTTCTGAATTTTGCATGGAGAATTTGGTCATGGCCACATTCAATTTATTCTTTGCTGGGACGGAGACAATCAGCACCACCCTGAGATATGGATTCCTCATCTTACTGAAGTACCAGGAGATACAAGGtaaggggagaagggggaggaatGACTGCGACCCGGGTGTAAGATGTAGGTTGAACTCCTGCCTTGCAGCTGCTGTTTTGGCCTGGCAGGATTCAAAAGGAATCATTTCAATAAATGGAACATTCAGGTTATTAAGAAACTGAACTACACAGCCAAAAGGTATCAGCTGCTTTGCTCCATCCCAGTCCATTAAACTCTGGTGAAGGGAATGCCAACAGGGAATTGAACTGTGGCTTTGGGAAGGAGTGTAATTGCTGCCATCCCTTCCCCAAGAAAAACTCCATGAAGAAATTGATCGGGTGATCGGGCAAGATCGAATCCCAACCAATGATGACAGGAATAAAATGCCCTATATGGACGCTGTGCTGCACGAGATCCAGCGATTCAGTGACATCCTACCCATGAACCTTCCGCATGCTGTGATGCGAGACACCCACTTCAGGGGATACGTCATCCCTAAGGTAGGATTCCCAAGGCACATCGCATCGGGAATGGAGAGAGCGGGACCCAGTCTTCAACACAACAGGCGAGAAACTTGGGTAGGAATGGGAACTGAGCACAGTTCCTCCATAATCAGATGGTCCACCCCAGGAGCTtaatggaatccaatggatttctgagcAGTCTTGGGGATTTTCTAGTGGAAAGATTTGGTGATCCAGCCAAGGCCCTAGTCTAACCAAGAATGGTGAGATGTGATGGGCTGTCAACTGGATCGCACCTCCTGTGTTCTCCTCCTTGGTAGGCCAGGGAGCAGTGGACAATGAAACAGGCCAGACATCAATTAGAGCACAAATGGCATAAGACTCAAAGTGAAGATGACCGAGCATGTTCCACAGCACATAATCGTGCCTACCATGTTGTAGCGcaagcagcaaagaaggcttattttgctgcctctccTGCGTCCAGAGGTAGTTGTCCAATGGTGCTCGTCCAGATGGTTTGTGAGGTGTTAGCAAGTTCTCCCAGAAATGTAGCTCTGGACCGCTCAGGGACGCACTGTGCCCTTTTTGAGTCACACTTTGAGTATAAGAGCATACATCTCCGTGGTGAACTTGGCATTGTAGTCAGTGCAGCTCTAGTCTTGCGGCTTGATGACATGGACAAGGTGTTGGCAGCAATGTGACTAACCTCATGCCCTGTTTATCTTTGCcactcctggctaataaaagctaccTGGTTGGGGTGTGGGGTCTCACTGGGTTTATCCAGGGTGTGATGAATGCTTTTCTATGGAAAGGAGTGATTTCTGCTTTCCTTCAGgaagcagtagtgtgaccacttcTAAAGATGATCTAGACAcattccattctgtgtttcagcctGATCACGGGACTGATTCAGCCTTGTTTGCCAGAACCAGGGTGTGGGTGTGATTCTATTAATTCTGCTTGATCACGCATCAGCTTTTGGTACCATCTTGTATCCTCTTGGATCACCTCTCTGTGGTTTGAGCACTGGGGGCATTTATAATACTCCTGGTCTTCTCTGTAAGATCAGTTTCAGAGAGTAACACTTGGTGACTGTTCCAATCCTCATTCCCTTGGCAAATGAGCTACAAGGTTCCACAAGGTACCATTTCATCCCCAATGTTATTTGACATCtgtatgaagccactgggagcagGCATTAGGGGATATGGAGCACAGTGCCATCACATGTTGATgatacacagctctatctccctgtgacatctgaatcagatgaggctgtgcaggtcctggcttggcggccccttccaactctactattctatgattctataagaaaagATCAAAATAGAATCTCACAGTATACTATCATGTGTATCTAATAATATTGGGTTCCTGCTGCCAAACAGGCCAACATTCAAATGGAGCAGCTTTCTTCGGGGTGATGATGCAGTGGTGGATACAGCTTGACCACTTGGAGCTCCACCCTTTGTGCAGCCCTGCCTGCCACCTTTTCCTTTTGCTCCCATCCCTCCCGCCTCTCTCCAACCTCTGGTCCCCTCCCTCTTTGCCAGGGGACCTACATCTATCCTATGCTCAGCACCGTGCACTACGACCCGGAGCAGCACTCCAACCCCGAGGAGTTTGACCCCGGGAGATTCCTGGACAGCCACGGCCGCTTTCAGAAGCTGGACGCCTTCATGCCCTTCTCAGCAGGTGTGTGTCAAGTGTGGGTCAGAGAGTTTCAGCACTGACTGAAACTCCCATGGATCGTGTGGGAGAAGGGCTGGGTTGCCAGCTTATCAATTTGCCACGCTAGTTGTGCCTTCATCAGCAGCTTGGCCTGCTGGTTTAGCTGGCGATTAGACCTCCCAGACCTCTGCATCCAGCTGCCATtcaaggcacaagagcaggcctGGCAGGGTTCCTTTCCCTGGCCACTGGCAACCCTGAGTCCTCCCACCTTTTCCAACGTTGACTGTTGACTCCTAACTGTTCCTCCGCTCAGTTGGATCCTGCTCACGTTTTGCCATCTTAACATAGTCCCAAATTGGTGGAACTTCCCAAGCAGGTTAGATGATTTACTGAGGCCGGGGACTGGGCAAGTCAATCAATCACTCACTCAATCAACCAATCACTCAGTCAGCTGTTCCAGCCTTCACCGCTCTTGTCTCTCTTTCGGCAGGGAAGCGCATCTGCCTGGGCGAGGGAATGGCCCGCATGgagctcttcctcttcttcaccaccatCCTGCAGAACTTCACCCTCACTTCCTCGGTGCCCTCGGGTGAGATCAGCCTGGCGCCAGCTGCATGCGGCATTGGCAAGGTGCCCATCCAATTCCAAATCTCCATGCTCCCGCGCCAAAATTGATCTCTCTGTTCCTGCACTTGGCCAACAGACAAATGTGGAATGATCCCAGTTCAGGACTCCTAACAGCCAGCTGTGCCCTATTCCAGGATATGCCATTGGGTTTCCCCTTTCTGCCACCTCCAGTTTTCTAGGTCCTCTGGCCCCCAACCCCAGACTGTCAGtcatgagcatgctcagtcctcattgggcggTTTTGAGTGTCCGTCCCCACAGAagttagcttttttttttccttctgcaaaccttggagttaCCCTGAATCTTCTTCTGcctgggtggtgccattttgtccaGAAAAGGGCCGGTATCTGGAGAAATGAGGTCTCTATTAGTATACATGATCTATTTTGAACATCTGAAACCATCCATACTAACATAGAGAAATAATGGCTATTACTAGAGGAAGGATTGTATATATGATCCAGAGTTATTcttattatcaatatacaaaggatctaatgtaagtttgaaatataaagatttattattattattattattattattattattattattattattaatttactaACTGCCGCTCaccagacaattacacagcacTGGGaaaaattggacaatttgaacttattggcatggtaccgaaatatatggtcagtggcaatatcagaaaaaacaGCTCACAATTTGCTTCTGATCCAGGGAAAAACAGAATCGCTGtccttttatgctatatggtggagatttattcaacacACGTCACAACTAGACTTACAACAATATCTGCCCGCTTCAGCTTTGAActtttggacattataacaacaaaagaAGATCATACAGCATAGTTAGTAattagtatatttgtttatttagttatttttatattattatcttttcttttctctcctttttctttctttccttttatttttttctccttcttgtattggtttcccccctaaaattgtatttttttttattttattcttatataaCTGTCATGTGGTGTAGCTGCTCAAGCGTCTTCAAGGAGTCAAAACTAAGGAAAGCTCCTAGGTTattctacaaagctttattgcaaacaattaacacttctatAATACAAACTAGGCACTTTTATGGGTAAAACACCCCCTAGGCaacgctatgcaaactaagcaaaacaactgACCTTTCAAAGGAAAGTCTTTTCAAATGTCcccagcttcaaggtggaggaggatgTGTAGATGACTTCTTACGCAATCGCTCTggctgtctctttgctgctaatctcgctgaacattttaacttctggtgattcctagcatcaagtaatgttttggaatgttcacccctggaagttgactccatctcctgagagcataggctCTGACCTTGAGGAGATAGACGCTGGAGGGGGCGCATTTGCAGCTGAAGGCTCTCCCTTGTGAACTTCCACCCCCACTGGCTCAGCATCtgctgaatcagaatctgtttctgattgattacctgcatcaCCTCCTCCCAAcacaggagcagtaggggcatacatgacaatAACAACTGTTTAGatatcaattgttaggggactgatcactttttggttacaataaaatta contains the following coding sequences:
- the LOC134407837 gene encoding cytochrome P450 2G1-like, which gives rise to MDLLSVSVLLLLCVCCILLALTWGRKEGRGLRLPPGPTPLPILGNFFQLDRKNVLKSLVKMSEVYGPVFTLYLGLRRVVVLCSYKVVKEALVDQAEEFSGRGQIPSFSKDFNQHGITFTNGERWKLMRKFSLIILRNFGMRKRSIEERIQQEAQCLVQEFRKTHGAPFNPAVILSHAVSNVISSIVFGEHFQHGDQKFLTLNNLIAERFRFASSPQSMLYNIIPEIMEKIPGTHHTGSKCSQAIISFIRERIKIQQASLDPSAPQNYIDCFLVKMEEEKHDPGSEFCMENLVMATFNLFFAGTETISTTLRYGFLILLKYQEIQEKLHEEIDRVIGQDRIPTNDDRNKMPYMDAVLHEIQRFSDILPMNLPHAVMRDTHFRGYVIPKGTYIYPMLSTVHYDPEQHSNPEEFDPGRFLDSHGRFQKLDAFMPFSAGKRICLGEGMARMELFLFFTTILQNFTLTSSVPSGEISLAPAACGIGKVPIQFQISMLPRQN